A single genomic interval of Isorropodon fossajaponicum endosymbiont JTNG4 harbors:
- a CDS encoding F0F1 ATP synthase subunit delta: protein MELAVIAKPYANAIFELAQQDKSHLQWKMVLDASAQLLIDEQMHRFIASPNVLKQDKLSTIKALLKSILVRELSEHEATFIGVLLDNNRTNALPSIATLFESLMNTTNDAKMFNVISAYQLNEPEKKQIVSDLENQYNKVVSIDTTIDKDLVGGVIVKDGDKVIDMSIKARVNELGLRLSITH from the coding sequence ATGGAATTAGCCGTCATCGCCAAGCCTTATGCCAATGCAATTTTTGAATTGGCACAGCAAGACAAATCGCATTTGCAGTGGAAAATGGTTTTAGATGCAAGTGCGCAGTTACTTATTGATGAACAGATGCACAGATTTATTGCTTCTCCCAACGTTTTAAAACAAGATAAATTAAGCACTATTAAGGCATTACTTAAATCAATACTGGTAAGAGAGTTGAGTGAGCACGAAGCAACATTTATTGGCGTGCTATTAGACAATAATCGCACCAACGCATTGCCAAGTATTGCCACCTTGTTTGAAAGTTTGATGAACACAACAAATGATGCCAAGATGTTTAATGTCATTAGTGCTTATCAGTTAAACGAGCCTGAAAAAAAGCAAATTGTGAGTGATTTGGAAAATCAATACAACAAAGTAGTAAGCATTGACACCACTATAGATAAAGACTTAGTAGGTGGCGTTATTGTTAAAGATGGTGATAAAGTTATCGATATGTCAATCAAAGCTCGAGTGAATGAGTTGGGGTTGCGTTTATCAATAACACACTAA